The genomic window CGGCGGCGAGGTCCAGGCTCTCGAACGCCGCGCGGTAGTCGAAGTCCTCGCCGAGCGGGTTGGCGACGGCGGGATTCTTCGCGAGGATCCTCAGGTTCAGCTGGTTCGGCCACCACACGCTGTTGGCGTTGCCGGACGTCGGGTGGGGCTGACCGCCGTGGATCACAGGGCACGCTTCGGCGTCGTTATCGCGGGGCCGGCTCTCGCCGTCCGCGCGGTCCTCTACCGGGGTGTCGATGTCGGTGACGGCCTGGTCGATGCCGGTGGGGTTCTCGCCGATGGGCTCTGCGCCCTCATGGGTGGATTCCATGATTTCCTTCCTGGACGGGGTGGATGATGTGGTCAGAGAGCGGATGCCTCGGCGCACGCCGGGCACACGCCCCAGAACGTGACCTCGGCGGTGCGGACGGCGTAGCCGTGTGCGTCCGCAGGCGTGAGGCAGGGCGCGGGGCCGACGGCGCAGTCGACGTCCTCGACGGCGCCGCACTCGGAGCAGATGAGATGGTGGTGGTTGTCGTGCACCCGCAACTCGAAGAGGCCGGGGCGTCCGGCGGGCTCGATGCGGCGCACCAGGCCCGCGTCGACGAAGTCGCCGAGGGCGTTGTAGACCGACTGCAGACTGGTGTTCGGCACCGACGTCGCCACGATGGCGAACAGCTCGTCGGCGCTCGCGTGCGGACGGATGCGCAGGGCGTCGATCACCGCGCGGCGCGAGTCGGTCACGCGCAGTCCCGCGGAGCGGATGCGCTCCCCCGCGTCGAGCGCGGGAGCCGGTGCGGAGGTCATGCCACCAGCGTAACGTCTTTTGAATGATTCAAAAGACGAGGTGTGTCAGCCGGCGACGAGCGTCGGGGTGCCCGCCTCGTACTCGGTGAGGTCCCCTGTCTCCCCGCGGCGATGAGCGCGCCCGCCGACCACGATCATGTACGCCAGGAAGAGCCCGAGGGCGGCCGCGCCGATGCCGATCTTCACCGCCCACGGCCACGGCTGCGCCGTGACGAATCCTTCGATGAGACCGGCGACCGCCAGCGCGATGACGAGCCCGATCGCGATCGTCGCGAGCGAGCGCCCGGCCGACGCGAGCGACTCGCCACGGGTGCGGCGCCCGGGCGCCACCCACGCCCAGAAGATCGACAGCCCGGCGGCCGCCGCCACGAAGAGGGACGTGAGTTCGAGCAGCCCGTGGGGCGCGATGTAGAGCAGGAACACGTCGCCGCGATCGAACGACAGCAGCACAGCTGCCGCGGTGCCGACGCCGACCGCGTTCTGGACCATCACCATGATCGGCCAGAAGCCGGTGATCCCGAAGAGCACGCACTGCACCGCGATCCAGGCGTTGTTCGTCCAGACCGTGCCCGCGAATGCGGCGGGATGGTTCTCGCTGTAGTAGTCGGTGAAGTCGCTCTCGGCGTATCGCTCGAGCTCCATGCGGCTTCCGAGCGTCGCGACGAGCGCCGGGTCGCCTGCGATCCACAGCGCCGTCACCGTTGCGACGGCGAGGAAGCCGAGGGCGATGACGAGGGTGGCCCACCGCACCCGGTAGAGGGCGGCGGGCAGCTGCAGCGCGAAGAAGCGCGGGATCTGACGCATGACGTTGTCGGGTGCACCGGTCAGCCGCAGGCGCGCACGCGCCAGCATGGTCGAGATGTGATCGCCCTGGATGCTGCGGCCCGCCGACGTCTTCGCATCGGCGAGGTCGGCCGAGGCCGCACGGTAGCGGTCGACGAGTTCGTCGACCTCCGCGCCGGTCAGCCGACGGGAC from Microbacterium sulfonylureivorans includes these protein-coding regions:
- a CDS encoding Fur family transcriptional regulator; the protein is MTSAPAPALDAGERIRSAGLRVTDSRRAVIDALRIRPHASADELFAIVATSVPNTSLQSVYNALGDFVDAGLVRRIEPAGRPGLFELRVHDNHHHLICSECGAVEDVDCAVGPAPCLTPADAHGYAVRTAEVTFWGVCPACAEASAL
- a CDS encoding stage II sporulation protein M, producing the protein MDLDALTAARRAEWTRLDELSRSRRLTGAEVDELVDRYRAASADLADAKTSAGRSIQGDHISTMLARARLRLTGAPDNVMRQIPRFFALQLPAALYRVRWATLVIALGFLAVATVTALWIAGDPALVATLGSRMELERYAESDFTDYYSENHPAAFAGTVWTNNAWIAVQCVLFGITGFWPIMVMVQNAVGVGTAAAVLLSFDRGDVFLLYIAPHGLLELTSLFVAAAAGLSIFWAWVAPGRRTRGESLASAGRSLATIAIGLVIALAVAGLIEGFVTAQPWPWAVKIGIGAAALGLFLAYMIVVGGRAHRRGETGDLTEYEAGTPTLVAG